The following DNA comes from Myxococcales bacterium.
TTGGCTCGGTATTGCGATCGCCGGGTTGAGCATCGGGTACGTCGCGCGCGGAATCCCGCTGAAAGACGTCTTTCAGGCGATGGGCCGCGCGAACCTTCTTCTATTGTTCGCGGTTTCGGTGCCCAGCTACCTGGTTGCCACCTGGGTTCGGGCCCTGCGCTGGCGGCATCTGGTGAACCCCGTTGCCGAGATTCCAAGGGATTCGCTGTTTCGGGCTCAGGCCCTCGGTTTCATGGTCAACAACCTGCTCCCGCTCAGGGTGGGAGAATTCGTGCGCTCGTGGTTTCTGGCGCGCCAAAACAACGTAAGTGCGACCTCAATTCTGGGCACGGTTGTCATTGAGCGCGTAATCGATGTTGTCAGCGTCTTGTTGATCGCCGCAGGGTCGCTGGCCTGGGCCGGACGCGGCGGAGAGAGCCTGCTGGCCCAGGGGGCGATGTTGTTGTTGCCGGTGGCTTGCCTGCCGGTGATGGGGTTGCTGGCCATTCGTCGATTTCCCGACCAGGTTCTTTCTATCGCCCGCTTTTTTGCCCGCCCGCTCCCCGCACGTCTCGGATCAACCTTGGAGCGACTGCTGGGAAGCTTTACCGAGGGACTGCAGTCCCTGACCCTGGGGACTCACCTCGCCTGGATCTTGTTCCATACAGTGGTGATCTGGTTGGTACTTTCGACGATTCCGATCGTGGCGGGGCTCTACGCGTTCGAATTGAACCTGGCCACCCCGGCCGAGACCCTGATGTTGTCCTGGATTCTACTCGCGGCGGTGGGCGTCGCGGTCGCGATCCCCTCCGCTCCCGGCTTCTTCGGGACCTACCAGCTCGCTTTCAGCAGCGTTCTGGAGCGCTTCGACGTGACCCGCGCCGAGGCTTTGGCGGCTGGCCTGCTGATCTGGTTCGTGTTCTGGATCACGCTAGTTGCTCTCGGGATGCTTGTGCTCCGGTCCCAACGGACCTCGCTCGGTGAACTGGCCCTCCACGCCAGTAAAGATCCCGCAACCGAAAGCCGATAATCCGTCGAGATTGCGTCGCTTTTGCGCTCGTCTGAAGCGAGGCCGAGAGCTTCGCGATTGAGTCGATCGCTTGGCGATTGGCTTCGT
Coding sequences within:
- a CDS encoding flippase-like domain-containing protein, giving the protein MSPDAQSGRGSPRAWYVNWRFWLGIAIAGLSIGYVARGIPLKDVFQAMGRANLLLLFAVSVPSYLVATWVRALRWRHLVNPVAEIPRDSLFRAQALGFMVNNLLPLRVGEFVRSWFLARQNNVSATSILGTVVIERVIDVVSVLLIAAGSLAWAGRGGESLLAQGAMLLLPVACLPVMGLLAIRRFPDQVLSIARFFARPLPARLGSTLERLLGSFTEGLQSLTLGTHLAWILFHTVVIWLVLSTIPIVAGLYAFELNLATPAETLMLSWILLAAVGVAVAIPSAPGFFGTYQLAFSSVLERFDVTRAEALAAGLLIWFVFWITLVALGMLVLRSQRTSLGELALHASKDPATESR